The genomic region AATGTGTTTTTTATTTTTTTGACTTTTCTCCATTGACATTTTAATTTTTTTTCATATCTTTGCACCCGAAAATGACGGAGGCTTATTTAGGGGGTAAAAGTACAACTATTTTGCGTAATAAAAGATATTCTAACTAAAAAAGTAATAAAGATGGAAGTAATTAACAGTGAATTTGCCCGTCAGTATCAGGCAAAGCTCAATGGGGAAAAGGCTTACGTAGAGTATGCCATACAGGAGCGAAAGATATTTTTCACCAAAACCTCCATACCAGAATCGGCGGATGAGGCTACAATCGACGATTTTTTCAAGGGTGTGATAGCTTTGGTAGCTGAAAAGAAATACAGAGTTGTGCCTGTCTGCAATGCTGCGATTGCCTTCTTCAAGCGCAATAAGGATTGCAGAGATATTCTTCCTGCTGGGATATGTATATAACAGAACTATAATAAATTTTAAGCCTATGAAAGCTGTATTTTTAGATAGAAATACGCTTTCTCGTGCTGTTGAACTCACCAAACCTATGGGGATCAGCCAGTGGATGGTGTATGAAAGTACGCCCGCCTCACAGGTAGTTGAGCGTCTTCGAGGGTATGAGATTGCGATTGTTAATAAGGTAAAACTCACAGCGGATATACTTCAACAACTTCCTGATTTGAAGCTCATTCAGCTTACTGCTACGGGTATGGACAACGTTGATCTGAAGGCTGCTGAGTCTTTGGGGATTGAGGTGA from Capnocytophaga haemolytica harbors:
- a CDS encoding GNAT family N-acetyltransferase, whose protein sequence is MEVINSEFARQYQAKLNGEKAYVEYAIQERKIFFTKTSIPESADEATIDDFFKGVIALVAEKKYRVVPVCNAAIAFFKRNKDCRDILPAGICI